The following proteins are encoded in a genomic region of Bufo bufo chromosome 11, aBufBuf1.1, whole genome shotgun sequence:
- the RPS27 gene encoding 40S ribosomal protein S27, whose protein sequence is MPLAKDLLHPSPEEEKRKHKKKRLVQSPNSYFMDVKCPGCYKITTVFSHAQTVVLCVGCSTVLCQPTGGKARLTEGCSFRRKQH, encoded by the exons CTCGCTAAGGATCTCCTGCACCCGTCCcctgaggaggagaagaggaagcaCAAGAAGAAGCGCTTGGTCCAGAGCCCCAACTCCTACTTCATGGATGTAAAGTGTCCAG GATGTTATAAGATCACCACGGTGTTCAGCCATGCCCAGACGGTCGTCCTGTGTGTGGGCTGCTCCACGGTCCTCTGCCAGCCCACCGGCGGCAAGGCGCGACTGACAGAGG gTTGCTCTTTCAGGCGGAAGCAGCATTAG